Proteins from a genomic interval of Macrobrachium nipponense isolate FS-2020 chromosome 33, ASM1510439v2, whole genome shotgun sequence:
- the LOC135202801 gene encoding uncharacterized protein LOC135202801, which produces MDADNCSNALILYEAAISEIERRLNEVKRVEQLSTAVIKLRLGSLQKAADSLQTAASEYYKEINGRELVNAITRTNGYLSSADNKISKLTDRLAVPTPAPAPPPAPIPVNPTPAVPATPSIPQPKLPQITIPTFDGKIEQWYPFWTVFKAVIHDRQDMNDVIKFTMLNSYLKGKARETVEGLAITPANYTAAISLLKTRFSNVGKLEENLRNRLLSLPHPEHDAEQLMDFLMKWNSIVHQLDALPGIMSGDSNEKAIIKRCLSKETLQALYQTYNTCELSVDQLRKGIEKLIERLGRSNMHNPTPSPSNPVKSGKDRNTSSLLPNATSVNVNSSRQPSSTKSGRSRVDNKPIETAQSQPSFSTSQKSVATSNQSNSQNNVNSNQVTVKNVASLRPTALPTATLLLSNDGNRIPVRAFLVSGSQRTFINPDVVEKLNLVPIKQVELTLIPFGDNVETKMFDVVRVIVRAGTKRIKLNEVVCNHVNTSIHTPGLHNVYLRLQERGVKLADKNIESDTLSDIGLIIGADYYNAFVYCHDKYDDVCLLGSTAGAVIFGPIPNWACNVISDDENVRSVINTQSIVCSRVTASINPLDGEDISRLWSLDTIGIGKDARSYNDQAAIEHFNETIVKTDNKYTIDLPFKSDARPPTGYRKALGQLYSLKS; this is translated from the exons ATGGATGCAGACAATTGTAGTAATGCACTCATTTTGTATGAGGCTGCTATAAGTGAAATCGAACGGCGTTTGAATGAGGTAAAACGTGTTGAACAGTTGTCTACAGCAGTAATTAAGCTGCGTTTAGGGTCCCTTCAGAAAGCAGCTGATTCACTACAGACAGCcgcttctgaatattataaggagATTAATGGTCGAGAATTAGTAAATGCTATAACGAGGACTAACGGTTACCTCTCTAGCGCAGACAATAAAATCTCCAAACTCACCGATCGGTTAGCAGTACCCACACCCGCGCCCGCCCCACCGCCCGCGCCCATACCTGTTAATCCGACACCTGCGGTACCTGCTACCCCTAGTATTCCACAACCTAAGTTGCCTCAAATTACGATACCTACTTTTGATGGCAAAATTGAGCAGTGGTatcctttttggactgtttttaaaGCAGTTATTCATGATAGGCAGGACATGAATGATGTCATCAAGTTTACTATGCTGAATAGTTATCTTAAGGGTAAAGCACGCGAAACCGTTGAGGGTTTAGCTATAACTCCAGCTAATTATACTGCAGCAATAAGCTTACTGAAAACTCGTTTTTCCAACGTTGGGAAATTAGAAGAGAACTTAAGAAATCGGCTGTTAAGTTTACCGCACCCTGAGCATGATGCAGAGCAATTGATGGATTTCCTTATGAAATGGAATAGCATCGTTCATCAGTTAGACGCTTTACCAGGTATTATGAGCGGCGActctaatgagaaagcaattatcaagcggtgtttatcaaaggaaacatTGCAAGCCTTGTATCAGACATATAATACTTGTGAACTTAGTGTAGATCAATTGAGAAAGGgcattgagaaattaattgagcGTTTAGGTAGAAGTAATATGCATAACCCCACGCCATCACCGTCCAACCCAGTTAAGAGTGGCAAGGATCGTAACACAAGTTC ACTATTACCTAATGCTACGAGCGTCAATGTAAATTCGTCTCGGCAACCTTCTAGCACCAAATCAGGTCGTAGTAGAGTTGATAATAAGCCTATAGAAACTGCTCAATCGCAGCCTAGTTTCAGTACTAGTCAGAAATCTGTGGCCACGAGTAATCAGAGTAATTCTCAGAATAATGTTAACAGTAATCAAGTAACTGTGAAAAATGTAGCATCTCTTCGACCGACAGCATTACCGACAGCCACCCTTCTATTGAGTAATGATGGGAATCGGATCCCGGTTCGAGCATTTTTAGTCAGCGGATCTCAAAGAACGTTCATTAACCCAGATGTTGTTGAGAAATTGAACTTAGTGCCCATAAAACAAGTGGAACTTACATTAATTCCGTTTGGAGATAATGTTGAAACTAAAatgtttgatgtagtaagagtaataGTTCGAGCAGGTACTAAACGTATCAAATTAAATGAAGTTGTTTGTAATCATGTTAACACTTCCATACACACACCTGGTCTACACAACGTGTATCTACGATTGCAAGAACGAGGTGTTAAACTGGCAGATAAGAATATTGAATCAGATACCCTCAGTGATATAGGTTTGATTATTGGTGCTGATTATTATAATGCATTTGTGTATTGTCACGATAAATATGATGATGTATGTTTGCTTGGTAGCACTGCCGGTGCTGTTATTTTTGGTCCTATACCCAATTGGGCTTGTAATGTTatcagtgatgatgaaaatgtAAGATCTGTAATAAATACACAGAGTATAGTTTGCTCGAGAGTCACTGCTTCTATAAATCCTCTTGATGGTGAGGATATTTCTAGACTGTGGTCATTAGATACGATCGGCATTGGGAAGGATGCGCGATCCTATAACGACCAAGCAGCGATCGAACATTTCAATGAGACTATTGTAAAGACTGATAACAAATATACGATTGATTTGCCATTTAAGAGCGATGCCAGACCCCCTACGGGTTATAGAAAAGCCTTAGGTCAATTATATTCACTTAAGTCTTAA